The Flavivirga eckloniae genomic interval TAATCTTTCGTTTGAACATAAAGTACACCGCTGCTTTTATGAGCATTACCAACATAAAAGTCTTCCAAACCATCCCTGTTGCAATCATCAACAGCAATTCTTGTTCCTAATTTTGATGTTTGATGAGGTAACAGAGGTTCAAAATGAAAATCTCTATAGCTATTTTCCTCATGCTTAAAAGACACTTTAGTTTGGTCTGTGATATTTTGAAAGTATCGTTGTATTGTATTTGTTTTCAGGTTTATTTTTGTTGCATCTGCATAACTACATTCTATAAATTGATTTGCCGCAATATCTTTTAGTTGTTGCTTGCTACCATCTGGCCAGTTAACAAGTACACTATCTACTTTTGTATTTGTATCAAGCCCGAAATGGACTGTTGGGTCTACAGAAGACTGAAAACCTCTGGTAAGGGTTAATTGCTGATGCTGTTCTTCTTCGTTATAATAAATAGACACTTTTGTTCCAAGACCTATTCTGTTCTTTTCGGTTCCACTTAACCTCAACTTTAAATAATGTTTATCGCCTGTATCCGAGTTGTTCCTATAAATGCTGGCCTCACTATCAGTGTTATTTATAATTACATCCAAGTCCCCGTCATTATCCAAATCGGCATAAGCTGCACCGTGGGAAAACCCTTTTAAGTTTAGCCCCCATGCTTCGCTTTTTTCATCAAAAGTTAAATCCCTATTGTTTTTAAACACTCTATTTTCAACAGGCTCAGAAGGCATATCTTCATAAATGTGTCCGGTAAAATCTTTACGGCTTTTAATTTCCTTTTTTAATTTGTTATAGAAATCCCTGTTATTTACTTCTTTTTTAATACCATTGGTTATAAATATATCTTTCCAACCATCATTATCCAAATCAACCAACAATGGCGACCAACTCCAATCTGTTGTAGCTATTCCAGCTATTCTAGACGTATTACTAAACTTTAATTGATTGTTATTATCTAAGCCTCTATTAAGTTGCAAAGCATTGTACATATACTGATAATGAAAACCGCTTTCTACGGTGCTCCAAAATGTCTCTGCATTCATACTAGCCATATTTTCTTTGGCTCTTCGGTTATTTTCAGGAGTCATATCTACTTGAAGTAAATCAAATAACCCATCGTTATTATAATCGGCCACATCACAGCCCATACCAAATAAAGCGGTTTGAAAAGTCGTTTCCTTTATCGATTCTTTAAACGTGCCATTACCTTGATTTAAGAAAAATCTATCGGGTGTATTAAAATCGTTAGACACATAAATATCATCATAACCATTACCATCATAATCTGCTACGCTTACACCTAAACTTAAGCCATAATTGGCTATTCCTATTTCTTGAGATACCTCAGTGAATTTCCCATGACCCTCATTTCGATATAAATGATCACTTTCTTCATATTCTAAGTTTTTCATTCTACTTAGATAATACGCATTTCCGCTAGATAAAGGTGCGTTGGGGTAATTTGCTACAAATAGATCTAAATCACCATCTAAATCATAATCTAAAAAGACCGATTGGATGGAACATCCGTTATCATCTATACCATATTGTTCTGCACTTTCTGTAAATGTTAGGTCTTTGTTATTTATATATAAAAGGTTTCTTTTCTCGTTACCATTTCCTGAAACATTTACATAAATATCGAGCCAACCATCATTATTTATATCATTTATGGCTACTCCAGTGTGCCATTTTGAACTTTTAATTCCTGAAGTTTTAGTAACATCGTCAAAAACCATATCTCCTTTATTGATATATAGTTTATTAGGAACCATATTACCAGTAAAAAAGACATCTACTAAGCCATCGTTATTAAAATCTCCTGTTGCTACACCACCACCAAGATACATGTAAGGGTAGATGTAGTAATTTAAACTATCGGTTTCTGTAATTTTATTGTTGAAGGTAATTTGGGTATCTTTTGGAGTAAGTAATGTAAACAAATGCTTGGGTTGCTCTTGTTTTCTACATGAAATAAAAAGACAAATAAAAATTAATATCGTTGATATTTTTTTCATGAAAATGATTCTTTACCTCTATAATGTTTCTCGAAAATTTATTAAATATTGAAAAAGGCTGCTTAAAAATGTCATTATGAACAAAATGAACTTACCTGCGGCAGGCAGGAAAACTCTTTAAATTTGTAATATTTTGATTTACAAAACAATAAAATTCTTTGTTATGTTCTGAACGGCAAAATATATTGCTTTTTAAACAGCCTCTTTGCTAACTAAATTAACTCGAACTAAATAAAACTCATAAATATTTCAAATCTTAATTACCCAAATTAGGGTTAATATCTAATTCTTGAGATGGAATTGGATAATCTATCTGGCCTGCATAAGATAAACCTGCATCGGTAATTTTAGAAAGGTCATCCCAACGTTTTAAATCTCCCCATCTGTGACCTTCAAAAATTAGCTCAATACGTCTATCTTTCTTTATTTGATCACGTAATGCACTTTGGTCTGAAGCACTAATACCTGTCATATCCAAACCTGCACGAGTACGTATCCTTTCAAGCTCGGCATACGCTTCTGGTAATTTGTTTTGCTCCACTAAAGCCTCCGCTTTATTAAGTATGACTTCGGCATATCTAATAACCGGAATATTAATAGCCACGCCTTCTCTAAATCCATCTCCACCTCCCCAAAGGTTATCATCGTTAGAGATAAATTTTCTCATTTGGTATACCTCGTCATTTAAAATATTCGATCTAAAATCTGGATGGGTATCGGTATCTGGGAACGTTCTTAACTCCCCTAATGTTTCTGAATATAATTCATCCTGAAATGGAATTAATATAGAAGCTTGTCTTCTAATATCTCCGGTTTCAAATATATCAACGATATCATAGGTACCTTTACGTCTTGGGTGCATATAATCGCCCCACGCTAGCCTTGGGAATATGTGCATTAATATGGATTGTTCTGTAGCATGCGCATTCCATAAACCGCCAAGTCCCGATACTAATTGTGTTTCGAATATGGATTCTGAACTGTTTTCCATTCTTCCATCAAACATTTTTACATAATCTTCGCTAGAGACCAAGCTGTAACCTAAACCTTCAACCGAACTTGCAGCACTTTCGGCACCAGCGTAATCTTCAGTCCAAAGTCTTACTCTAGATAAAAGCCCAAAAGCAGCTCCTCTTGTTGCTCTTCCTAGGTCATCTGCACTGTAAGTGGTTGGCAATAACGACGACGCTTCAACTAAATCTGCATCGATTTGCGCCCAAACCTCGCTAGCTGGAGACTTTGTAATGTTATTAATCTCATCTGGTGACAATAATGATATAACTAGTGGTACATCACCATAGGCACTCACCAAATTATAATAATACAATGCTCTTAAAAACAAAGCTTCTCCTCTGAGTTGATCTTCAGATTCATTAGAGAAATCCTGAACTTTATCAAGGTTTTCCAACACAAAATTTGCTCTTGCAATGCCCTTGTAACAACTGTTCCATCTACGTACGATAAAGGTATTACTACCTTCCCAGTTAAAATTATGTATGTTCACAACATGAGGTCCCCAGCTTCCATCTCCCCAATCATTTTCAATATTATCAGTTGGTGCTTCTCCAAGTATCATGAAACCCCAATTATACATACCATAATGAGTTAATGGGTCGTAAATTGAAGTCACTGCTTCTTTTGCCTGGCTTTCAAACTGCATAAAGCTTTCAGAATTTAGGCCATTTTTGTCAACCTTTTCGATAAAGTCATCCTGACATGAGATTACTAAAAAAGGAACTGCAATTAATATATATAGTACTTTTTTCATAATTAAATATTTTTTTATTCTTATTATAAAGAAATGTTAACCCCGAAAGTGAACATACGAGCTAAGGGATATACAAAATGATCAAGTCCAGACGCCAAATTGGTAGCGTTTCCAGCTGTATTGCCTATTGCATTTCCTACTTCCGGATCTACCCCCGAGTATTTAGTAAATGTAAAAGGGTTTTGTACACTTGTGTATATTCGAAGGTTGTTAATATGAATCTTTTCCAATACACTTGAAGGCAACGTGTAACCTAACTGAATAAGTCTAACACGCATAAACGAACCGTTTTCAACAAAATAACTGGATGATCTTCTGTTATTATTAGGATCTGTTTGAATAGCTCTTGGATACATTGTTGGATTGGATGCTGTCCAGGGAACAAAATTACCTTTGTTTTCAGCACTTGTATTATCAAGTAATGTAGACTTGGTTAAGTTATAAATTTCATTACCCTGTGTACCATTAGCTTGTACTGAAAAATCAAAATTCTTGTATTCAAGGTTGATGTTAAATCCGTATGTAAAATCAGGTACCGGACTTCCTATAGATACTCTATCATCATCATTAATAACCCCATCCGCTTGGTCTGGTATACCATCACCGTTGGTATCAACAGTAAGCTGATCAACGAACCTAATATCTCCTGCTGCTGTACCTGCATTTTGAGTTGCATGGCTATCTACCTCGGCCTGTGACTGAAACAATCCATCTGCTTCCCAACCGTAAAATTCGCCTATTTCCCCGCCTTCATAAGTTCTTGTTCTAAAAGCATTGTTGAAATTAAAGGCAAGAATATCCCCTTTGGCACCTAATTCAGTAACTTCATTATTAATGGTAGCTAAGTTAGCTCCCAAGCTATAAGCAAAATCTCCAATTTTATTTCTATAGGTTACACTAAACTCTAAACCACTATTGGTGAGCTCTCCTACATTTTGCAGAATATTACCTTGGGCACCACCGGGATCAGATAAACCTGTAATGGCTGATTGAGGAACTGCAACCAGCATATCGGTTTGATTCTTGTTGTAGTATTCAGCAGTCAACGTTAATCTGTTGCTAAGAAGTTCAGCATCAATACCAAAACCGTATTGTGTAACCGTTTCCCATT includes:
- a CDS encoding VCBS repeat-containing protein, with protein sequence MKKISTILIFICLFISCRKQEQPKHLFTLLTPKDTQITFNNKITETDSLNYYIYPYMYLGGGVATGDFNNDGLVDVFFTGNMVPNKLYINKGDMVFDDVTKTSGIKSSKWHTGVAINDINNDGWLDIYVNVSGNGNEKRNLLYINNKDLTFTESAEQYGIDDNGCSIQSVFLDYDLDGDLDLFVANYPNAPLSSGNAYYLSRMKNLEYEESDHLYRNEGHGKFTEVSQEIGIANYGLSLGVSVADYDGNGYDDIYVSNDFNTPDRFFLNQGNGTFKESIKETTFQTALFGMGCDVADYNNDGLFDLLQVDMTPENNRRAKENMASMNAETFWSTVESGFHYQYMYNALQLNRGLDNNNQLKFSNTSRIAGIATTDWSWSPLLVDLDNDGWKDIFITNGIKKEVNNRDFYNKLKKEIKSRKDFTGHIYEDMPSEPVENRVFKNNRDLTFDEKSEAWGLNLKGFSHGAAYADLDNDGDLDVIINNTDSEASIYRNNSDTGDKHYLKLRLSGTEKNRIGLGTKVSIYYNEEEQHQQLTLTRGFQSSVDPTVHFGLDTNTKVDSVLVNWPDGSKQQLKDIAANQFIECSYADATKINLKTNTIQRYFQNITDQTKVSFKHEENSYRDFHFEPLLPHQTSKLGTRIAVDDCNRDGLEDFYVGNAHKSSGVLYVQTKDYTFIEKEGPWKDDNLSEDMGALFFDADGDGDKDLYVVSGGNEFLRRPELLQDRLYINDGEGNYIKTQESLPKMYTSSGCVKACDYDKDGDLDLFVGGRLVPGKYPLPGRSYILKNEGVKNGFPKFVDITEQLAPELKYAGMVTDMLWSDFNADGNDDIVITGEWMPVRFFENKQTSFKERTNDFGLEGDTGWWYSLAEGDFDNDGDIDYVAGNLGDNYKYQTTKEEPFELYSADFDNNKSLDIVFSYHQEGERYPLRGRQCSAEQIPLIELKYKDYSSFAVASLSDIYGEQNLKEAIHLKATNFSSSYIQNNRNKKWDITSLAPLTQLSSVNGIVVNDLNSDGNQDIIIAGNLYSSEVETPRNDASLGLVLLGDGTGGFAPIDSNQSGLYIGGDVKDIKVIQLGSSAKEKALLVSANNEKLQIIKINETLND
- a CDS encoding RagB/SusD family nutrient uptake outer membrane protein, which gives rise to MKKVLYILIAVPFLVISCQDDFIEKVDKNGLNSESFMQFESQAKEAVTSIYDPLTHYGMYNWGFMILGEAPTDNIENDWGDGSWGPHVVNIHNFNWEGSNTFIVRRWNSCYKGIARANFVLENLDKVQDFSNESEDQLRGEALFLRALYYYNLVSAYGDVPLVISLLSPDEINNITKSPASEVWAQIDADLVEASSLLPTTYSADDLGRATRGAAFGLLSRVRLWTEDYAGAESAASSVEGLGYSLVSSEDYVKMFDGRMENSSESIFETQLVSGLGGLWNAHATEQSILMHIFPRLAWGDYMHPRRKGTYDIVDIFETGDIRRQASILIPFQDELYSETLGELRTFPDTDTHPDFRSNILNDEVYQMRKFISNDDNLWGGGDGFREGVAINIPVIRYAEVILNKAEALVEQNKLPEAYAELERIRTRAGLDMTGISASDQSALRDQIKKDRRIELIFEGHRWGDLKRWDDLSKITDAGLSYAGQIDYPIPSQELDINPNLGN